Proteins co-encoded in one Papaver somniferum cultivar HN1 chromosome 5, ASM357369v1, whole genome shotgun sequence genomic window:
- the LOC113283665 gene encoding stem-specific protein TSJT1-like, translating into MLAIFDKELANAPKELNSPASMMPGSKKPKLPQEILSLHDPNHNGLQMNFGNAATLAYLPKDDAHFSVHQRLFCGLDDIYCLFLGSLNNLCSLKKQYGLTSKGINEAMFVIEAYRTLRDRGPYPADQVVKDLEGSFAFIIYDNKSKTVFVSLSSDGGIKLYWGIAADGSIVICDNLEVIKGSCAKSFAPFPVGCMFHSEGGLKNYEHPINKMKAMPRVDSEGVMCGASFNVDSHSKIHSMPRVGSEANWSAAWESH; encoded by the exons atgTTGGCAATATTTGATAAGGAGTTGGCAAATGCACCAAAGGAATTGAACAGTCCAGCATCAATGATGCCTGGATCTAAGAAACCAAAGCTCCCTCAGGAGATTCTATCTTTACATGATCCAAATCACAATGGATTGCAGATGAATTTTGGCAATGCTGCTACTCTTGCTTACCTTCCCAAGGATGATGCTCACTTCTCTGTTCATCAAAG GTTGTTCTGTGGTTTGGATGACATTTACTGTCTATTCTTGGGAAGTTTGAACAATCTTTGCTCACTGAAGAAGCAATATGGTCTGACTTCAAAGGGGATAAATGAGGCAATGTTTGTGATTGAAGCATACAGGACACTGAGAGACAGAGGTCCATACCCAGCAGATCAAGTTGTGAAAGATCTTGAAGGGAGTTTTGCATTCATCATCTATGACAACAAATCCAAAACTGTTTTTGTATCACTGAGCTCAGATGGTGGGATCAAATTGTACTGGGGAATTGCAGCTGACGGTTCTATTGTGATCTGTGATAATCTTGAGGTTATTAAGGGAAGTTGTGCCAAGTCTTTTGCACCATTCCCTGTTGGGTGTATGTTTCACAGTGAAGGTGGGTTgaagaattatgagcatcctatTAACAAGATGAAGGCAATGCCAAGAGTTGATAGTGAGGGTGTTATGTGTGGTGCTAGTTTTAATGTTGATTCTCATTCTAAGATTCATAGCATGCCAAGAGTTGGTAGTGAAGCTAATTGGTCTGCTGCTTGGGAATCACACTGA